The Pseudomonas sp. IAC-BECa141 genome contains the following window.
ACGCATGCTTGTCATGGTCGATTAACCGGGCGCGCGCACAGTGGCGAAAACATCGCAGAGGGTTGCCCATGACCAGCGCCGAGCTCGCCAGACCCAGCCGTAAACAACGGGTTCGCACCCTGTGGATCTCTGACGTGCACCTGGGCACGCGGGATTGCCAGGCCGAGCATCTGTCGCAATTTCTCAAGGGCTATCACGCCGACAAGATCTACCTGGTGGGTGACATCATCGACGGCTGGAAGCTGCGCGGTGGCATGTACTGGCCGCAGGCGCACACCAATGTGATCCGCCGTTTGCTGACCATGAGCAAACGCGGCACCGAGGTGATTTACGTCACCGGTAACCACGACGAATTCCTGCGCCGCTATTCAAAACTGATTCTGGGCAATATCCAGTTGGTCGACGAGGCGGTGCACGTCACGGCTGATGGCCGGCATCTGCTGGTGATTCACGGCGACCAGTTCGACGTGATCACCCGCTATCACCGCTGGCTCGCGTTTCTCGGCGATTCGGCCTACGAATTCACCCTGACCCTCAACCGCTGGCTCAATCATTGGCGGGCGAAACACGGTTACGGCTACTGGTCGCTGTCGGCTTATCTCAAGCACAAGGTGAAGACTGCGGTCAGCTTCATCAGTGACTTCGAGGAAGCCATCGCCCACGAGTGTGTGAAACGCGAATTGCACGGCGTGGTCTGCGGGCACATTCACCACGCCGAGATCCGCAAGGTCGGCGAGGTGGATTACCTCAATTGTGGCGACTGGGTGGAGTCGTGCACGGCGCTGATCGAACACTGGGACGGCACGATCGAACTGTATCGCCTGGCTGATGCACAGGCGCGGGAAGCCGAATTGAAAGCCGCGAAGGTTGCCGAGCTGGCCTGAGCGACGGCCCCTGTGGGAGCGGGATTGTCTTTATGCGGGGGTGTGCTCTTCCATCGCCGCTTTATAGATCGAGTTTTTCGGCTGGGCGAACAGCCTTTCCACCATCGGTTCGAAGAAGCTCAACGGCAAGGTGTCGTACTCGGGGTCGAACGCCGCCGCGTCGTATCTGGCGCAGAACTCTGCGGTCGCCAGAAACTGCGGATGGTCGCTGAATTGCTCGCGCAGGTGCCGATCCATGCCAAGGTGATGGAAAAAGTAGTAGCCCTGGAAGATCCCGTGCTTTTCCACCATCCACAGGTTTTCGGCGCTGACGAACGGCTTGAGGATGGCGGCGGCGATGTCCGGGTGATTGTAGGAGCCGAGGGTGTCGCCGATGTCGTGGAGCAGGGCGCAGACCACGTATTCCTCGTCGCGCCCGTCGCGAAAGGCGCGGGTTGCGGTTTGCAGCGAGTGGGTCAGGCGATCCACCGGAAAACCGCCGAAATCGCCTTCCAGCAGTTTCAGGTGGGCCATGATCCGGCCCGGTAATTGGCGGGCGTAGGCGCTGAAGTCCGCCGCAATGATCGCCCAGTCGTCCTGTGTACCGTCCTTCATGTGGGTGAAACGGGCAGTGGC
Protein-coding sequences here:
- a CDS encoding UDP-2,3-diacylglucosamine diphosphatase, which produces MTSAELARPSRKQRVRTLWISDVHLGTRDCQAEHLSQFLKGYHADKIYLVGDIIDGWKLRGGMYWPQAHTNVIRRLLTMSKRGTEVIYVTGNHDEFLRRYSKLILGNIQLVDEAVHVTADGRHLLVIHGDQFDVITRYHRWLAFLGDSAYEFTLTLNRWLNHWRAKHGYGYWSLSAYLKHKVKTAVSFISDFEEAIAHECVKRELHGVVCGHIHHAEIRKVGEVDYLNCGDWVESCTALIEHWDGTIELYRLADAQAREAELKAAKVAELA
- a CDS encoding HD domain-containing protein, whose protein sequence is MNATARFTHMKDGTQDDWAIIAADFSAYARQLPGRIMAHLKLLEGDFGGFPVDRLTHSLQTATRAFRDGRDEEYVVCALLHDIGDTLGSYNHPDIAAAILKPFVSAENLWMVEKHGIFQGYYFFHHLGMDRHLREQFSDHPQFLATAEFCARYDAAAFDPEYDTLPLSFFEPMVERLFAQPKNSIYKAAMEEHTPA